A single genomic interval of Sphaerodactylus townsendi isolate TG3544 linkage group LG08, MPM_Stown_v2.3, whole genome shotgun sequence harbors:
- the POLL gene encoding DNA polymerase lambda isoform X2 has protein sequence MELQGIVKAFPKRKKITDGSQKAGPAKVLKGEEIRNVNWWLEPVTAYVVQAGMGQARAEIFRKQIVHNGGHVCSHLSSDVTHVILDEGMDCDRAFRLLKLAKLPPGLQLVKASWLSSCVAEQKMLSTTGYSLFIPDRYLDVADLSKRQPQVLDEEKIQPQMVCAVLELKAEPQTELTSSCSAANSTGQWGAERRASVDEGSEGEDPDITQGELEALRSGRDLKVSSGDSSVGLPSGKWVCAQSSEHKKTNQNQCITEKLEALAKAYSVQGDKWRALGYSKAINALKSYPKPVSSYQEACQIPGIGKQMAEKIVEILESGHLRKLDHINESVSVLEIFSNIWGAGVKTAQLWYQWGFRSLDDIRTKASLTSQQAIGLKHYNDFLGRMTREEAAEIEQTVRETAQSVVPGLVCMACGSFRRGKPTCGDVDVLVTHPDGHSHQGVFNKLLDSLRRTGFLTDDLVSQEDNGNQKKYLGVCRLPGPGRCHRRLDIIVVPYSEFACALLYFTGSAHFNRSMRALAKTRGMSLSEHGLSRGVVRGPGGLKVAPGVILPTLTEKDVFVHLGLPYRKPHERDW, from the exons ATGGAGCTTCAAGGAATTGTCAAAGCTTTCCCTAAACGGAAGAAAATCACAGATGGTTCACAGAAGGCAGGCCCTGCAAAAGTCTTGAAAGGAGAAGAAATCAGAAATGTTAATT GGTGGTTGGAGCCTGTCACAGCATATGTAGTGCAAGCAGGAATGGGCCAGGCCAGGGCTGAGATCTTCCGCAAGCAGATCGTTCATAATGGGGGTCATGTTTGCAGCCATCTTTCATCAGATGTAACTCATGTTATATTAGATGAAGGCATGGATTGCGACAGGGCCTTCCGACTCCTCAAACTAGCCAAGTTACCTCCCGGACTGCAACTGGTGAAGGCTTCCTGGCTGAGTTCATGTGTTGCTGAGCAGAAGATGTTGAGCACGACTGGCTATAGTCTCTTCATCCCAGACAG GTATCTGGATGTGGCAGACCTTTCGAAGAGGCAACCACAGGTTCTGGATGAGGAGAAGATCCAGCCCCAAATGGTTTGTGCAGTCCTGGAACTAAAGGCTGAACCACAGACGGAGCTCACCTCTTCTTGCAGTGCAGCCAATTCCACAGGACAGTGGGGAGCTGAAAGG AGGGCCTCCGTTGATgagggaagtgagggggaagACCCTGACATCACTCAAGGAGAGCTGGAGGCATTGAGGTCAGGCCGAGACCTGAAGGTTTCTTCTGGAGACTCTTCAGTAGGACTTCCCTCTGGCAAGTGGGTTTGTGCTCAGTCTTCTGAACATAAGAAGACTAATCAGAATCAATGCATTACAGAGAAGCTGGAGGCACTGGCAAAAGCCTACTCAGTCCAGGGGGACAAATGGCGAGCTCTGGGTTACTCCAAAGCCATTAATGCACTCAAGAGCTACCCCAAGCCAGTCTCTTCCTACCAG gAAGCCTGTCAGATCCCTGGGATTGGGAAGCAGATGGCAGAGAAGATCGTGGAGATTCTGGAAAGTGGGCACTTACGCAAGCTGGATCACATAAATGAGAGCGTGTCAGTACTGGAAATATTTtccaacatctggggagcaggAGTCAAGACGGCTCAGCTTTGGTACCAGTGG GGTTTTCGCAGTCTGGATGACATTCGCACGAAGGCCTCTCTCACTAGCCAACAAGCCATTGGCTTGAAGCACTACAATGACTTTTTGGGACGCATGACACGGGAAGAAGCTGCAGAAATTGAGCAGACT GTCAGAGAAACTGCCCAGTCTGTCGTGCCTGGACTGGTGTGCATGGCCTGTGGCTCATTCCGACGGGGCAAGCCCACCTGTGGCGATGTGGATGTGTTAGTGACCCACCCAGATGGGCACTCTCATCAAGGAGTATTCAACAAGCTGCTTGACAGTCTCCGGAGAACTG GGTTTCTCACAGATGACTTGGTGAGTCAAGAGGACAATGGCAACCAGAAGAAGTACCTGGGAGTCTGCCGTCTTCCAGGCCCAGGCCGTTGCCACCGACGTCTTGACATCATTGTGGTGCCCTACAGTGAGTTTGCTTGTGCCCTGCTGTACTTCACAGGATCGGCCCACTTCAACCGCTCCATGCGGGCCCTGGCCAAGACGAGGGGCATGAGTCTGTCTGAGCACGGCCTCAGCCGTGGCGTGGTGCGAGGACCTGGTGGCCTCAAAGTAGCGCCTGGCGTTATTCTGCCTACTCTCACTGAGAAGGACGTGTTCGTGCATTTGGGACTGCCTTACCGGAAACCACACGAGAGGGACTGGTGA
- the POLL gene encoding DNA polymerase lambda isoform X3, with product MELQGIVKAFPKRKKITDGSQKAGPAKVLKGEEIRNVNYEGMDCDRAFRLLKLAKLPPGLQLVKASWLSSCVAEQKMLSTTGYSLFIPDRYLDVADLSKRQPQVLDEEKIQPQMVCAVLELKAEPQTELTSSCSAANSTGQWGAERRASVDEGSEGEDPDITQGELEALRSGRDLKVSSGDSSVGLPSGKWVCAQSSEHKKTNQNQCITEKLEALAKAYSVQGDKWRALGYSKAINALKSYPKPVSSYQEACQIPGIGKQMAEKIVEILESGHLRKLDHINESVSVLEIFSNIWGAGVKTAQLWYQWGFRSLDDIRTKASLTSQQAIGLKHYNDFLGRMTREEAAEIEQTVRETAQSVVPGLVCMACGSFRRGKPTCGDVDVLVTHPDGHSHQGVFNKLLDSLRRTGFLTDDLVSQEDNGNQKKYLGVCRLPGPGRCHRRLDIIVVPYSEFACALLYFTGSAHFNRSMRALAKTRGMSLSEHGLSRGVVRGPGGLKVAPGVILPTLTEKDVFVHLGLPYRKPHERDW from the exons ATGGAGCTTCAAGGAATTGTCAAAGCTTTCCCTAAACGGAAGAAAATCACAGATGGTTCACAGAAGGCAGGCCCTGCAAAAGTCTTGAAAGGAGAAGAAATCAGAAATGTTAATT ATGAAGGCATGGATTGCGACAGGGCCTTCCGACTCCTCAAACTAGCCAAGTTACCTCCCGGACTGCAACTGGTGAAGGCTTCCTGGCTGAGTTCATGTGTTGCTGAGCAGAAGATGTTGAGCACGACTGGCTATAGTCTCTTCATCCCAGACAG GTATCTGGATGTGGCAGACCTTTCGAAGAGGCAACCACAGGTTCTGGATGAGGAGAAGATCCAGCCCCAAATGGTTTGTGCAGTCCTGGAACTAAAGGCTGAACCACAGACGGAGCTCACCTCTTCTTGCAGTGCAGCCAATTCCACAGGACAGTGGGGAGCTGAAAGG AGGGCCTCCGTTGATgagggaagtgagggggaagACCCTGACATCACTCAAGGAGAGCTGGAGGCATTGAGGTCAGGCCGAGACCTGAAGGTTTCTTCTGGAGACTCTTCAGTAGGACTTCCCTCTGGCAAGTGGGTTTGTGCTCAGTCTTCTGAACATAAGAAGACTAATCAGAATCAATGCATTACAGAGAAGCTGGAGGCACTGGCAAAAGCCTACTCAGTCCAGGGGGACAAATGGCGAGCTCTGGGTTACTCCAAAGCCATTAATGCACTCAAGAGCTACCCCAAGCCAGTCTCTTCCTACCAG gAAGCCTGTCAGATCCCTGGGATTGGGAAGCAGATGGCAGAGAAGATCGTGGAGATTCTGGAAAGTGGGCACTTACGCAAGCTGGATCACATAAATGAGAGCGTGTCAGTACTGGAAATATTTtccaacatctggggagcaggAGTCAAGACGGCTCAGCTTTGGTACCAGTGG GGTTTTCGCAGTCTGGATGACATTCGCACGAAGGCCTCTCTCACTAGCCAACAAGCCATTGGCTTGAAGCACTACAATGACTTTTTGGGACGCATGACACGGGAAGAAGCTGCAGAAATTGAGCAGACT GTCAGAGAAACTGCCCAGTCTGTCGTGCCTGGACTGGTGTGCATGGCCTGTGGCTCATTCCGACGGGGCAAGCCCACCTGTGGCGATGTGGATGTGTTAGTGACCCACCCAGATGGGCACTCTCATCAAGGAGTATTCAACAAGCTGCTTGACAGTCTCCGGAGAACTG GGTTTCTCACAGATGACTTGGTGAGTCAAGAGGACAATGGCAACCAGAAGAAGTACCTGGGAGTCTGCCGTCTTCCAGGCCCAGGCCGTTGCCACCGACGTCTTGACATCATTGTGGTGCCCTACAGTGAGTTTGCTTGTGCCCTGCTGTACTTCACAGGATCGGCCCACTTCAACCGCTCCATGCGGGCCCTGGCCAAGACGAGGGGCATGAGTCTGTCTGAGCACGGCCTCAGCCGTGGCGTGGTGCGAGGACCTGGTGGCCTCAAAGTAGCGCCTGGCGTTATTCTGCCTACTCTCACTGAGAAGGACGTGTTCGTGCATTTGGGACTGCCTTACCGGAAACCACACGAGAGGGACTGGTGA
- the POLL gene encoding DNA polymerase lambda isoform X1 — protein sequence MELQGIVKAFPKRKKITDGSQKAGPAKVLKGEEIRNVNSGWLEPVTAYVVQAGMGQARAEIFRKQIVHNGGHVCSHLSSDVTHVILDEGMDCDRAFRLLKLAKLPPGLQLVKASWLSSCVAEQKMLSTTGYSLFIPDRYLDVADLSKRQPQVLDEEKIQPQMVCAVLELKAEPQTELTSSCSAANSTGQWGAERRASVDEGSEGEDPDITQGELEALRSGRDLKVSSGDSSVGLPSGKWVCAQSSEHKKTNQNQCITEKLEALAKAYSVQGDKWRALGYSKAINALKSYPKPVSSYQEACQIPGIGKQMAEKIVEILESGHLRKLDHINESVSVLEIFSNIWGAGVKTAQLWYQWGFRSLDDIRTKASLTSQQAIGLKHYNDFLGRMTREEAAEIEQTVRETAQSVVPGLVCMACGSFRRGKPTCGDVDVLVTHPDGHSHQGVFNKLLDSLRRTGFLTDDLVSQEDNGNQKKYLGVCRLPGPGRCHRRLDIIVVPYSEFACALLYFTGSAHFNRSMRALAKTRGMSLSEHGLSRGVVRGPGGLKVAPGVILPTLTEKDVFVHLGLPYRKPHERDW from the exons ATGGAGCTTCAAGGAATTGTCAAAGCTTTCCCTAAACGGAAGAAAATCACAGATGGTTCACAGAAGGCAGGCCCTGCAAAAGTCTTGAAAGGAGAAGAAATCAGAAATGTTAATT CAGGGTGGTTGGAGCCTGTCACAGCATATGTAGTGCAAGCAGGAATGGGCCAGGCCAGGGCTGAGATCTTCCGCAAGCAGATCGTTCATAATGGGGGTCATGTTTGCAGCCATCTTTCATCAGATGTAACTCATGTTATATTAGATGAAGGCATGGATTGCGACAGGGCCTTCCGACTCCTCAAACTAGCCAAGTTACCTCCCGGACTGCAACTGGTGAAGGCTTCCTGGCTGAGTTCATGTGTTGCTGAGCAGAAGATGTTGAGCACGACTGGCTATAGTCTCTTCATCCCAGACAG GTATCTGGATGTGGCAGACCTTTCGAAGAGGCAACCACAGGTTCTGGATGAGGAGAAGATCCAGCCCCAAATGGTTTGTGCAGTCCTGGAACTAAAGGCTGAACCACAGACGGAGCTCACCTCTTCTTGCAGTGCAGCCAATTCCACAGGACAGTGGGGAGCTGAAAGG AGGGCCTCCGTTGATgagggaagtgagggggaagACCCTGACATCACTCAAGGAGAGCTGGAGGCATTGAGGTCAGGCCGAGACCTGAAGGTTTCTTCTGGAGACTCTTCAGTAGGACTTCCCTCTGGCAAGTGGGTTTGTGCTCAGTCTTCTGAACATAAGAAGACTAATCAGAATCAATGCATTACAGAGAAGCTGGAGGCACTGGCAAAAGCCTACTCAGTCCAGGGGGACAAATGGCGAGCTCTGGGTTACTCCAAAGCCATTAATGCACTCAAGAGCTACCCCAAGCCAGTCTCTTCCTACCAG gAAGCCTGTCAGATCCCTGGGATTGGGAAGCAGATGGCAGAGAAGATCGTGGAGATTCTGGAAAGTGGGCACTTACGCAAGCTGGATCACATAAATGAGAGCGTGTCAGTACTGGAAATATTTtccaacatctggggagcaggAGTCAAGACGGCTCAGCTTTGGTACCAGTGG GGTTTTCGCAGTCTGGATGACATTCGCACGAAGGCCTCTCTCACTAGCCAACAAGCCATTGGCTTGAAGCACTACAATGACTTTTTGGGACGCATGACACGGGAAGAAGCTGCAGAAATTGAGCAGACT GTCAGAGAAACTGCCCAGTCTGTCGTGCCTGGACTGGTGTGCATGGCCTGTGGCTCATTCCGACGGGGCAAGCCCACCTGTGGCGATGTGGATGTGTTAGTGACCCACCCAGATGGGCACTCTCATCAAGGAGTATTCAACAAGCTGCTTGACAGTCTCCGGAGAACTG GGTTTCTCACAGATGACTTGGTGAGTCAAGAGGACAATGGCAACCAGAAGAAGTACCTGGGAGTCTGCCGTCTTCCAGGCCCAGGCCGTTGCCACCGACGTCTTGACATCATTGTGGTGCCCTACAGTGAGTTTGCTTGTGCCCTGCTGTACTTCACAGGATCGGCCCACTTCAACCGCTCCATGCGGGCCCTGGCCAAGACGAGGGGCATGAGTCTGTCTGAGCACGGCCTCAGCCGTGGCGTGGTGCGAGGACCTGGTGGCCTCAAAGTAGCGCCTGGCGTTATTCTGCCTACTCTCACTGAGAAGGACGTGTTCGTGCATTTGGGACTGCCTTACCGGAAACCACACGAGAGGGACTGGTGA
- the POLL gene encoding DNA polymerase lambda isoform X4: MGQARAEIFRKQIVHNGGHVCSHLSSDVTHVILDEGMDCDRAFRLLKLAKLPPGLQLVKASWLSSCVAEQKMLSTTGYSLFIPDRYLDVADLSKRQPQVLDEEKIQPQMVCAVLELKAEPQTELTSSCSAANSTGQWGAERRASVDEGSEGEDPDITQGELEALRSGRDLKVSSGDSSVGLPSGKWVCAQSSEHKKTNQNQCITEKLEALAKAYSVQGDKWRALGYSKAINALKSYPKPVSSYQEACQIPGIGKQMAEKIVEILESGHLRKLDHINESVSVLEIFSNIWGAGVKTAQLWYQWGFRSLDDIRTKASLTSQQAIGLKHYNDFLGRMTREEAAEIEQTVRETAQSVVPGLVCMACGSFRRGKPTCGDVDVLVTHPDGHSHQGVFNKLLDSLRRTGFLTDDLVSQEDNGNQKKYLGVCRLPGPGRCHRRLDIIVVPYSEFACALLYFTGSAHFNRSMRALAKTRGMSLSEHGLSRGVVRGPGGLKVAPGVILPTLTEKDVFVHLGLPYRKPHERDW; this comes from the exons ATGGGCCAGGCCAGGGCTGAGATCTTCCGCAAGCAGATCGTTCATAATGGGGGTCATGTTTGCAGCCATCTTTCATCAGATGTAACTCATGTTATATTAGATGAAGGCATGGATTGCGACAGGGCCTTCCGACTCCTCAAACTAGCCAAGTTACCTCCCGGACTGCAACTGGTGAAGGCTTCCTGGCTGAGTTCATGTGTTGCTGAGCAGAAGATGTTGAGCACGACTGGCTATAGTCTCTTCATCCCAGACAG GTATCTGGATGTGGCAGACCTTTCGAAGAGGCAACCACAGGTTCTGGATGAGGAGAAGATCCAGCCCCAAATGGTTTGTGCAGTCCTGGAACTAAAGGCTGAACCACAGACGGAGCTCACCTCTTCTTGCAGTGCAGCCAATTCCACAGGACAGTGGGGAGCTGAAAGG AGGGCCTCCGTTGATgagggaagtgagggggaagACCCTGACATCACTCAAGGAGAGCTGGAGGCATTGAGGTCAGGCCGAGACCTGAAGGTTTCTTCTGGAGACTCTTCAGTAGGACTTCCCTCTGGCAAGTGGGTTTGTGCTCAGTCTTCTGAACATAAGAAGACTAATCAGAATCAATGCATTACAGAGAAGCTGGAGGCACTGGCAAAAGCCTACTCAGTCCAGGGGGACAAATGGCGAGCTCTGGGTTACTCCAAAGCCATTAATGCACTCAAGAGCTACCCCAAGCCAGTCTCTTCCTACCAG gAAGCCTGTCAGATCCCTGGGATTGGGAAGCAGATGGCAGAGAAGATCGTGGAGATTCTGGAAAGTGGGCACTTACGCAAGCTGGATCACATAAATGAGAGCGTGTCAGTACTGGAAATATTTtccaacatctggggagcaggAGTCAAGACGGCTCAGCTTTGGTACCAGTGG GGTTTTCGCAGTCTGGATGACATTCGCACGAAGGCCTCTCTCACTAGCCAACAAGCCATTGGCTTGAAGCACTACAATGACTTTTTGGGACGCATGACACGGGAAGAAGCTGCAGAAATTGAGCAGACT GTCAGAGAAACTGCCCAGTCTGTCGTGCCTGGACTGGTGTGCATGGCCTGTGGCTCATTCCGACGGGGCAAGCCCACCTGTGGCGATGTGGATGTGTTAGTGACCCACCCAGATGGGCACTCTCATCAAGGAGTATTCAACAAGCTGCTTGACAGTCTCCGGAGAACTG GGTTTCTCACAGATGACTTGGTGAGTCAAGAGGACAATGGCAACCAGAAGAAGTACCTGGGAGTCTGCCGTCTTCCAGGCCCAGGCCGTTGCCACCGACGTCTTGACATCATTGTGGTGCCCTACAGTGAGTTTGCTTGTGCCCTGCTGTACTTCACAGGATCGGCCCACTTCAACCGCTCCATGCGGGCCCTGGCCAAGACGAGGGGCATGAGTCTGTCTGAGCACGGCCTCAGCCGTGGCGTGGTGCGAGGACCTGGTGGCCTCAAAGTAGCGCCTGGCGTTATTCTGCCTACTCTCACTGAGAAGGACGTGTTCGTGCATTTGGGACTGCCTTACCGGAAACCACACGAGAGGGACTGGTGA